In Streptomyces sp. NBC_00344, the genomic window GCCGCCAGATTGCCCAGACCGGCGCGCACCGAGATCCGGGCCCGCAGGGGCATCAGCGCCGACTCGATCTCGTCCACCTGCGCGGAGGCCGCGGCCACCTCGTCGGCGAGCGCGTTCCAGGCCAGCGCCAGCGCCGAGCGCACCCGCTGCTGCGGTGAGAGATCGCTGTGACCCGACGAGGCGGCGGAAAGCACCGCCTGTGCGGTGAACGTCGCCCACTCGGCGTCGTCCGAAGGGCCCAGCTGGAGCGGTGCGGGAGGCTGGTTGAGAGCGATCGGCACCGGAAGGGTGGTGGTCGCGTTCTGTTCGGCGAAGGTGTCCAGCTCACGGGTGAGCCTGCGGGTCCAGTTGGGCAGCAGGGCGGCGCGGTGCCGCCCGGCCGGCCAGCCCGCGGCGTCGCCCGCCGCGATTCCCAGCAGCAGCCCCTCGACGCGGCGGCAGGGGTCGGACTCCGGGCGCCCGGTGGTGGAATGGGTCAGTTGTGTCGTCACGACGCGGCCTTCCTGTTGTCGTCCCGCGGAATGAGCCGGTCGGCGATATCGAGGATGTGGAGCCCGGCCATCGCGGGCAGGCAGCTGCCGCGCACCGGGCCGATGGCGTCGGCCCAGTGGGCCGGAATGCCCGACTCACCGCCCAGCGCCCCGGCGAGCGAGCCCGCGACGGCAGCCGTGGTGTCGGCGTCGCGGCCCATGTTGACGGCGCTCAGCACGGACGCCGAGAAGTCCCCGCGGGCGGCGATGAACGCGCCGAATGCCAGACCGACGGCCTCCGGTGCCAGATCGGTCCACGGGTAGCCGCCGATCACCACGGCGGAACGCACCGCGCGCTCGACGGGCAGCGGGGAGCCGTCGGGCGCCGGCACCGCACGCCGGGCCGCGCTCACCGCGCGGTGCAGCGAACGTGCGGTCCAGGAGTCATCGGGCACCACCGACAGCGCGGCCTGCACCACCGCGTCGGGACTGTCGCTCACCATGGCGGCCGCGACTCCCGCGGCGACGGCCTGCCCCCCGTAGATGCCCTCGCCGTCATGACTGACCGTGCCGTCGACGGCGACCAGCCTTGCGGCTTCCGCCGGCCGCCCCGTGGCGTACACCCCGAAGGGTGCGGCCCGCATGGCGAGACCGTCGCTCCAGGCGTGCCGGTGCTGGGCGGAGATGGGCGCGGCGAGGCCTCGTCTGAGGTTCTCCAGGGTGCCGCGCTCGCTGAAGCCCGCACCGCGGAAGGGGCCTTCGTCGCGGTCCGCGATCCACAGGTGCCAGGCCGCCTCGACATGCGCGACGGTGAGTGCGGAACCGTGCTCGGCCAGCAGCAGCCCCGAGAAGATCGCGTACTCGGTGTCGTCGGTCCCGGCCGGCTCGGCCGAGACGAACCCCTCGATACGCCCCCAGCGTTCGCGGATCTGAGACGGTTTCATGTTCTCCGCGGGGGCGCCCAGCGCATCGCCAACGGCGAGGCCGAGCAGTGCGCCGCGGGCACGGTCCCGCAGCGAACGCGGGACGTCGGCCCGCTCGGACCGGAGCCGGGTCACCGGCTGTCCGTCTGCTTCGGGGGAGGGTTCGGGGCTGCCGCTCATGGTGCTGATCGTGCTCATTTCTGGGGTTGTGCCGGGGCTCGTACGGGGCGCGTCAGCGCTGGTACCGGTCGAGGACGCGCTGACCGTCGCCGGCGAGCTTGCCGCGCAGCGAATCCGGACCGATCGAGCCGTTGTAGTACTCCTGGAAGGCCGGGGTGGCGATCTTGTCCTTCCACTCGGCGTAGCCGCGCACCCCGAGAACGGGGGAGGGGACCAGGTCGCCGGAGATCCTGTTGCCGGTGCGCCAGCCGTTTTTGGTGGTGTTGAGTGCCGGGTCCTTGAGTGCCGAAGTGCTGTTGGGAAGCAGCCAGTCGCCGAGGGCGAGGCGCGCCGCGTTCCTGCCCTGGGTGAGGAAGGAGATGAAGTCGGCCGCCGCCTGTTTGTGCTTCGAGTCCTGCGAGACCGAGAGGGTCTGCGGGACGACGCCCTGCTGCCGTCCCTCTGGGCCGCTGCCCGCCGGCATCGGCAGCACCGTCCAGCCGAAGCCCTTGGGCGCCTGCTGCTGGACCTGCTGCCGGTAGGAGAAGTTCAGCGGCACCATGGCGTACTTGCCGGCGAAGAAGCCGGGCAGGGTGTCACCGCCGCCCATGCCCAGGCTGCTCTTCGGCGCGGTGTGGTCCTGATTGATCTGACGGTTGATCACCCGCGAGACCGCCGAGTCCGCCGCGCCGAAACTCACTTTGTTCTTGCCGTCCACCCGCGCGAAGACGGCGCCGCCGGTGGAGACGGCGCTGTTGACCGACTGGCTCACCGGCTCCTTCATCGACCAGGCCACGCCGTACTGCCCGGTCTTTCCGCCCGGGCCCCGCACGGTGAGCTTCTTCGAGGCCTGCTCGAACTCCGCCCAGCTCCACGGGTGGGCGGCTGTCGGGATGCGCACGCCGGACGCCTTCAGCAGCTTGGTGTTGGCGACCAGCACCCGCGGCTCCTGGAGGAACGGCACGCCGTAGACGCCCTTGCCGAAGGTGGTCATGGACCAGGACTGCCGAGGGATGTCCTGCTTCAGCGACCGGGGCAGCCTGCCCCGCAGATCGGCGAGGTAGCCGCCGTACGCGAAGTCGGTGAGGTCGGAGGCGTCGTCATGGATGATGTCCGGCGCCCGGCCGCCCTCGAACGACGTCAGCAGCTGGTCGTGAATACCGTCCCAGCTGCCCTGGACGTATTTCACCCGGACATCGGGGTGGGCCCTGTTCCACTCCGCGACCAGTGCCTTGTTGGCGGCGACGGAGTCCTTCTGCCAGGCCAGGCTGAGGAATTCGAGGGTGACATGGCCCGAGGAGTCGTCACTTCCGCCGCCGCAACCGGTGACGAAGGTGAGTGCGGCGGCCGCGCCCAGCGCGGGCAGAGCGGTACGGACACGGGTACGGATGCGCATCAGCCCTTCACCGCCCCTGCGAGCATGCCGCCGACGAGCCTGCGCTGCAGCAGCGCGAAGAACAGCAGGCTGGGAATCGTGGCGATGACGGAGGCCGCCGCGAGCGGACCGAGATCCGCTGCGCCCTCCGCACCGGTGAATCGGGTGAGGATCACGGACATCGTCTGGTTCTCCGGGGACTTGAGCAGGACGAGGGCGAAGAAGAACTCGTTCCACGCGGTGACGAAGGTGAACATCGCCGTGGCCACGAGACCGGGGGTGAGCAGCGGGAGGACCACGCTCACCAGCGTCCGCAGCCGCCCGGCGCCGTCGACGGCCGCGGCCTCCTCCAGCGTGATCGGCACGGCCTTGACGTATCCCTGGAGCATCCAGAGCGAGAACGGCAGGTTCCAGACCACGTAGACCGCGACCAGGCCCGCGAGGGAGTCGATCAGATGGAGGTTCTTCAGCACCAGGAACAGCGGGATGATGATCAGCACGAACGGGAACATCTGGCTGAACAGAACCCAGCCGTTGGCGGCCCGCGACATCCTGCTGCGGAAGCGCACCAGGGCGTAGGCGGCGGGGACGGCGAGCGCGACCGCGATCACCGTGGCGCTGCCCGACACGATCAGGCTGTTCAGCGCGGAGTGCAGCAGCGGCTGGGCGTCGAACGCCGCCCTGAAATTGTCCAGCGTCGGATGCCGGGGCAGCCACGTCGGATCGATGGAACCGAGCTCCCTGGGCGACTTGAACGCGGTGGAGACCAGCCACACCAGCGGGAAGGCCAGGAAGACCAGGTAGCACAGGAGGGCGAGGTACTGGCCGGTGCGGCCGGCCGTCCGCCGGGCGCGCAGGCTTGTGGGGACACTCATGCCGTCTCCTCCTTCAGCTTCTTGCGCAGGAACAGGGTGAGGAAGACGGCGACGACGGCGACCATCACCAGGCCCATGGCGGCGGCGTAGCCGAACTGGCCGTATTTGAAGGCCTCTTCGTAGGCGAAGAGGCTCGGGAGCCGGGTCCTGCCGCCGGGGCCGCCCTGCGTCAGCACATAGACCAGGCCGAACGAGTTGAAGTTCCAGATGAAGTTCAGTGCGGTCACGGCGACCACCACCGGCTTGAGCGCCGGCCAGGTGACGGTGGTGAAGCGGCGCCACATTCCGGCGCCGTCGAGGTTCGCGGCCTCCTTCAGCTCGACCGGAACGTTCTGCAGTCCGGCCAGAAGTACCACGGTGGTCTGCGGCATGCCCGCCCACACGCCGACCACGATGACGGCCGGAAGTGCGACCGAGAGACTGGTGAGCCAGTCGATGTTCTGGTGGATCAGATGCAGCTGCGTCAGCGTCTTGTTGAGGATGCCCGCGTCCGGGTGGTAGACGAGGCGCCACATGATGCCGACCACGACCTCGGGCATCGCCCAGGGGACGAGCGCCAGAGTGCGGGCCAGCCAGCGG contains:
- a CDS encoding ADP-ribosylglycohydrolase family protein → MSTISTMSGSPEPSPEADGQPVTRLRSERADVPRSLRDRARGALLGLAVGDALGAPAENMKPSQIRERWGRIEGFVSAEPAGTDDTEYAIFSGLLLAEHGSALTVAHVEAAWHLWIADRDEGPFRGAGFSERGTLENLRRGLAAPISAQHRHAWSDGLAMRAAPFGVYATGRPAEAARLVAVDGTVSHDGEGIYGGQAVAAGVAAAMVSDSPDAVVQAALSVVPDDSWTARSLHRAVSAARRAVPAPDGSPLPVERAVRSAVVIGGYPWTDLAPEAVGLAFGAFIAARGDFSASVLSAVNMGRDADTTAAVAGSLAGALGGESGIPAHWADAIGPVRGSCLPAMAGLHILDIADRLIPRDDNRKAAS
- a CDS encoding ABC transporter substrate-binding protein, which encodes MRIRTRVRTALPALGAAAALTFVTGCGGGSDDSSGHVTLEFLSLAWQKDSVAANKALVAEWNRAHPDVRVKYVQGSWDGIHDQLLTSFEGGRAPDIIHDDASDLTDFAYGGYLADLRGRLPRSLKQDIPRQSWSMTTFGKGVYGVPFLQEPRVLVANTKLLKASGVRIPTAAHPWSWAEFEQASKKLTVRGPGGKTGQYGVAWSMKEPVSQSVNSAVSTGGAVFARVDGKNKVSFGAADSAVSRVINRQINQDHTAPKSSLGMGGGDTLPGFFAGKYAMVPLNFSYRQQVQQQAPKGFGWTVLPMPAGSGPEGRQQGVVPQTLSVSQDSKHKQAAADFISFLTQGRNAARLALGDWLLPNSTSALKDPALNTTKNGWRTGNRISGDLVPSPVLGVRGYAEWKDKIATPAFQEYYNGSIGPDSLRGKLAGDGQRVLDRYQR
- a CDS encoding carbohydrate ABC transporter permease, translated to MSVPTSLRARRTAGRTGQYLALLCYLVFLAFPLVWLVSTAFKSPRELGSIDPTWLPRHPTLDNFRAAFDAQPLLHSALNSLIVSGSATVIAVALAVPAAYALVRFRSRMSRAANGWVLFSQMFPFVLIIIPLFLVLKNLHLIDSLAGLVAVYVVWNLPFSLWMLQGYVKAVPITLEEAAAVDGAGRLRTLVSVVLPLLTPGLVATAMFTFVTAWNEFFFALVLLKSPENQTMSVILTRFTGAEGAADLGPLAAASVIATIPSLLFFALLQRRLVGGMLAGAVKG
- a CDS encoding carbohydrate ABC transporter permease, producing the protein MSLTATRGNEAPGHRGTPPPRSPEQRKRALGLDRGAWFLLAPALIPVLVLSVGPLLYGLSLAFTDSQAGRTSPTQFTGIANFTDIWHDSLFWESFRIGIIWAVCVTGLQFLLALGLALLLNENLRFRWLARTLALVPWAMPEVVVGIMWRLVYHPDAGILNKTLTQLHLIHQNIDWLTSLSVALPAVIVVGVWAGMPQTTVVLLAGLQNVPVELKEAANLDGAGMWRRFTTVTWPALKPVVVAVTALNFIWNFNSFGLVYVLTQGGPGGRTRLPSLFAYEEAFKYGQFGYAAAMGLVMVAVVAVFLTLFLRKKLKEETA